The Mya arenaria isolate MELC-2E11 chromosome 16, ASM2691426v1 genome includes a window with the following:
- the LOC128221952 gene encoding fibroleukin-like, producing MAPCKANMLFVLLTSYIVMCNKGANANELLVQTLSRVLSLDKRIDDLETEFRISLTNVNSLDKRMNNMEIHLKNSLTDIQTQLSEGLKRNAETQHEYEPKLGGVTKSIQATVSNTVTKMVKSQYIAVSTAMKREKVALMSLKTEIKNHIKEIDDEFQNAQTSFEERLSNQTKAQKYKFERQSDDLGDFISDVRDQLKGNFSDAQKSLDKAIHAFNVDLKNTTFNLEKTLNNNLETVQSEVNIIIIDQQNKIESLNSRMNSTEGRLQSYKSSCDSIRSDVNTIQSQVSSIERSLHVDGQWSEWGRWTTCVTRCQSGKQFRERVCNNPFPLGRGSCSGDGIEVRAFADCSEIRQNLGKVPSGVYHITTWKTNRNTSVFCDMDTDQGGWTVFQHRLNGKVDFYRNFSSYENGFGSLQEDFWLGLKLICEMTSRTSNDLRIDITRGNGSTSYAVYADFSVGAGPDYTLHVGNTLSKSGLAANYWHFHTYANRSAFSTFDHDKDISRLNCAVYQHGGWWYKSCPLYTNLNGHYYTPGTVGVYHKAMAFDDFYSLETSKMMFRP from the exons ATGGCTCCGTGCAAGGCAAATATGTTATTCGTGTTACTTACTAGTTACATAGTAATGTGTAACAAAGGCGCTAATGCTAATGAGTTGCTGGTGCAAACATTGTCCAGAGTATTATCGCTTGATAAAAGGATTGATGATTTGGAAACCGAATTCAGGATTTCTCTTACAAACGTAAACTCGCTTGATAAAAGAATGAACAATATGGAGATACATCTAAAAAACTCGCTGACAGACATACAGACCCAGTTATCAGAAGGTTTAAAACGTAATGCAGAGACACAGCATGAATATGAACCCAAACTAGGTGGTGTCACAAAGAGTATTCAGGCGACAGTTTCCAACACCGTGACGAAAATGGTGAAGTCCCAATACATTGCAGTTAGTACAGCCATGAAGCGAGAAAAGGTGGCTTTAATGAGTTTGAAAACTGAAATTAAAAACCATATAAAGGAAATAGATGACGAGTTTCAAAATGCACAAACCAGTTTTGAAGAACGTTTATCAAATCAGACCAAAGCACAgaaatacaagtttgaaagACAGTCAGATGATTTAGGAGATTTCATCAGTGATGTGCGGGATCAGCTAAAAGGTAATTTTAGTGACGCACAAAAATCACTTGACAAGGCAATACATGCATTCAATGTTGACTTAAAGAATACAACATTTAATCTAGAGAAGACCCTCAACAATAATTTAGAAACCGTGCAAAGTGAAGTAAACATTATAATCATAGATcagcaaaacaaaattgaatcaCTTAACTCAAGAATGAACTCAACTGAGGGAAGATTGCAAAGTTACAAGTCGTCCTGTGATTCGATTAGGTCGGATGTCAACACTATACAGAGCCAAGTATCCTCAATCGAAAGAAGTCTTCACG TGGACGGACAATGGAGTGAATGGGGTaggtggacaacttgtgtcaccAGGTGTCAGAGCGGAAAACAGTTCCGTGAACGGGTGTGTAACAACCCGTTCCCTCTCGGCAGAGGAAGTTGTTCCGGAGACGGAATAGAAGTCCGCG CCTTTGCCGACTGTTCAGAAATAAGGCAGAACCTTGGCAAAGTGCCTTCTGGCGTCTATCATATTACAACATGGAAAACAAACCGAAATACGAGTGTCTTCTGTGATATGGACACCGATCAGGGAGGTTGGACC GTGTTTCAACACCGCCTGAATGGAAAAGTTGATTTCTACCGCAACTTCTCTTCATACGAGAATGGGTTTGGATCTCTGCAGGAAGATTTCTGGTTGG GCCTTAAACTGATTTGTGAGATGACATCCCGGACatcaaatgatttaagaattgaCATCACACGTGGCAATGGTAGCACCAGTTATGCCGTATACGCTGACTTCAGTGTGGGAGCCGGGCCTGATTATACCCTACATGTAGGAAATACACTGTCAAAAAGTGGAC TTGCAGCGAATTATTGGCATTTTCATACCTACGCAAACCGTTCTGCCTTTTCCACATTCGACCATGACAAAGACATTTCGAGACTCAATTGTGCAGTTTACCAACACGGAGGATGGTGGTACAAGAGTTGTCCGTTATATACAAACCTGAATGGCCATTACTACACACCCGGAACTGTTGGCGTATACCACAAAGCTATGGCATTTGATGACTTTTATTCGCTAGAAACTAGCAAAATGATGTTTAGACCTTAG